A genomic region of Seriola aureovittata isolate HTS-2021-v1 ecotype China chromosome 21, ASM2101889v1, whole genome shotgun sequence contains the following coding sequences:
- the chadlb gene encoding chondroadherin-like b, whose amino-acid sequence MMYFHLCPDALWVPLLGLLLLGIPAAHTAKCPQQCVCDQIQLTVTCVNKNLTQVPPTVDEITVKLDLRGNDIQELPTGAFKHTPYLTHLSLQRCNIRRVKEGAFRGLGRLVFLNLANNNIEILYQESFDGLSSLKQLMIDRNRVEEIQPGAFSQLGFLNLLSITHNRLVYIPNLAFQGLQNIKWLRLSHNSLNYLDTEAFAGLFTLARLSLDHNELQFFPSETMTRLPEVTRLELSYNPMTYLGEEAVSMAKLTHLFLDHMSLQDMANTAVLKSPSLTHLDISYNQLRVIQPLSEGSPKVARLNLAGNPIYCNCYLRPLREWSIRSKVKLMGTCGGPAHLSGENLEAVHPPELRCQSQEAMLKAEFEEATRLAPPPTEEPQNKVKCPANCVCEAETHHSSCENRSHTKVPRGFAANTRLLDLRGNQFHYIPSNSFPGVPQVVSLHLQRCKIVEVEDGAFTGMKGLIYLYLSENDLTSLSPDAFKGLPQLTYLHLEKNRFTGFPKGAFKLVPSLLALHLENNAITKLEAGILTGAEGLRALYLTGNAIDHVSPRALDHASDLDTLHLGGNKLKDVPTDALSKVGNLRDLRLSGNSVRWVGPNAFRPLERSLKELYLDNMGLEKMSQNSLAGLGPGLRSLFLEGNQLEEVPDLHPLTSLEVINLADNPLMCDCPLLPLRLWIEKVNLKVRATCANPPELRGRRVKDVHIFKACPGGESLPSAPTVTPKSAKAPKATKPKPMHLNGLRHVKMLQSKSKLRKSPNTKQAAAKKTKRRSMA is encoded by the exons ATG ATGTACTTCCATCTCTGTCCTGACGCCCTCTGGGTCCCACTGCTCGGCCTGCTGCTCCTCGGCATCCCTGCGGCGCACACGGCTAAATGTCCACAGCAGTGCGTGTGTGACCAGATCCAGCTCACTGTGACCTGCGTCAACAAGAACCTGACCCAAGTTCCTCCCACTGTTGATGAG ATCACAGTGAAATTGGATCTCCGAGGTAACGACATCCAGGAGCTTCCCACCGGGGCTTTCAAACACACTCCTTACCTGACTCACCTGTCGCTGCAGCGCTGCAACATCCGCAGGGTGAAGGAGGGGGCTTTCCGCGGCCTCGGTCGCTTGGTCTTCCTCAACCTGGCCAACAACAACATCGAGATCCTCTACCAG GAGTCGTTCGACGGTCTGTCCTCCCTGAAGCAGCTTATGATCGACCGCAACCGCGTGGAGGAGATCCAGCCCGGAGCTTTCTCTCAGCTGGGCTTCCTCAACCTGCTCTCCATCACGCACAATCGGCTGGTCTACATCCCCAACTTGGCCTTCCAG gGTCTGCAGAATATCAAATGGCTTCGTCTCAGTCACAACTCTCTGAACTACCTGGACACCGAGGCCTTCGCCGGTCTGTTCACACTCGCCCGCCTCAGTCTGGACCACAATGAGCTGCAGTTCTTTCCCTCTGAAACCATGACCAG ACTGCCGGAGGTGACTCGTCTGGAACTGAGCTATAACCCCATGACTTACCTCGGGGAAGAGGCGGTGTCCATGGCCAAGCTCACCCACCTCTTCCTGGACCACATGTCCCTGCAGGACATGGCCAACACTGCTGTTTTGAAATCCCCCAGCCTCACCCACCTTGACATCAGCTACAACCAGCTGCGTGTCATTCAGCCCCTCTCTGAAGGTTCGCCCAAGGTGGCACGCCTCAACCTGGCTGGGAACCCCATCTACTGTAACTGCTACCTGCGTCCGCTCAG GGAGTGGTCTATCCGTAGCAAGGTGAAGCTGATGGGGACGTGCGGAGGACCGGCTCATCTCTCTGGAGAAAACCTGGAGGCCGTACACCCTCCAGAGCTGCGCTGCCAGAGCCAGGAGGCCATGCTGAAGGCGGAGTTCGAGGAGGCGACCAGACTCGCACCACCGCCCACTGAGGAGCCCCAGAACAAAGTCAAGTGTCCTGCCAACTGTGTCTGTGAG GCCGAGACGCACCATTCTTCGTGTGAAAACCGCAGTCACACCAAAGTTCCTCGGGGTTTCGCTGCCAACACTCGCCTCCTCGACCTGCGTGGCAACCAGTTCCACTACATCCCTAGCAACAGCTTCCCCGGTGTCCCCCAGGTTGTATCCTTGCACTTGCAGCGCTGCAAAATCGTGGAGGTGGAAGACGGTGCTTTCACTGGGATGAAGGGTCTGATCTACCTGTACCTGTCAGAGAACGACCTCACGTCCCTCAGCCCCGATGCCTTTAAAG GTCTCCCTCAACTGACTTACCTCCACCTGGAGAAAAACCGCTTCACCGGCTTCCCCAAGGGAGCCTTCAAACTGGTGCCCAGCCTGCTCGCGCTCCACTTGGAGAACAACGCTATTACTAAGTTGGAGGCGGGCATCTTGACCGGGGCCGAGGGTCTCAGAGCGCTCTACCTCACTGGGAACGCCATCGATCACGTGTCGCCCAGAGCTCTGGACCACGCCAGTGACCTCGATACGCTCCACCTGGGAGGGAACAAGCTGAAGGATGTGCCCACGGACGCGCTGAGTAAAGTGGGGAACCTCAGAGACCTGAGGCTGTCCGGGAATTCAGTTCGCTGGGTGGGGCCAAATGCTTTTCGACCACTGGAGAGGTCGCTGAAGGAGCTCTACCTGGATAACATGGGACTGGAGAAG ATGTCGCAGAACTCCCTGGCAGGCCTGGGTCCGGGGCTGAGAAGTCTCTTCCTGGAGGGTAACCAGCTGGAGGAGGTGCCTGACCTCCACCCTCTCACTTCTTTGGAGGTCATCAACCTGGCTGACAATCCCCTGATGTGTGACTGCCCTCTGCTGCCACTACGCTT GTGGATTGAGAAAGTCAACCTGAAGGTACGAGCCACCTGTGCCAATCCCCCTGAGCTGAGGGGTCGCAGGGTCAAGGATGTCCACATCTTCAAAGCCTGCCCCGGGGGAGAGAGCCTCCCCTCCGCCCCTACCGTCACCCCAAAGTCCGCTAAGGCACCCAAGGCCACCAAACCCAAACCAATGCACCTCAACGGCCTTAGGCATGTCAAAATGCTCCAATCCAAATCCAAACTTCGCAAGAGTCCAAACACCAAACAGGCAGCAGCCAAGAAAACCAAGAGACGCAGCATGGCTTGA